CGCACCTGATATCAACCTGTCCGGGATCAGAGGTGTTCCCGCAGCCTCCGCAGGTCGATGGTCAGTCCGATCACCTCGGCCTTCCCGAGGGCGTTGGCGATGAGGGGCACGAGCACCGGCAGGGCCTTCCTGACCATGCCCCTTACGCCTGTCCCGGGCGAGAAACCCCGTGCCGCCTGCGCCTCACTGATCTTCGTCCCCTCGATCTGGAGGTGGGGGACGAACCGCAGGGCGACGAGTGCCATCAGGGCGTAGTCTGCGGGAAAGCCGATCCTCCGCAGGGCCCTGACAAGGGCGGTCGGCATGGTCGTGGCCACCAGGATCTGGAAGGCGAAGACCATGGCGCAGAAGCGGAGGGCAAGGGCAAGGCCGAAGGAGAGGCCGATCTCCGGGACGGTGAGGACGGTGACGGCGA
This portion of the Methanofollis sp. genome encodes:
- a CDS encoding energy-coupling factor transporter transmembrane protein EcfT: MQEIFQYRNGTGVLHRMNPVAKIGGVAAVVILAVLTSDPLVLGGMVLGLAALGVVAGTGKDLAQQVPLLIFLGGFLVAVTVLTVPEIGLSFGLALALRFCAMVFAFQILVATTMPTALVRALRRIGFPADYALMALVALRFVPHLQIEGTKISEAQAARGFSPGTGVRGMVRKALPVLVPLIANALGKAEVIGLTIDLRRLREHL